In Paenibacillus dendritiformis, the DNA window ATGACATCCAATGAACAAAACCATTGCGGCTTCTATCGCTTTGGCGATCGCTCTGACGAGCGCGCAACCTTTTGCCGCGCCGGCGAGCGCGATGAACGATCAAGGGACGACAGTTCCCGTGGAGCAGGAACGTAATTTTTATGATGAATATGTGAAGCAATTCGTCCATAACGAGAACGGAGAAATCATCGGCACGACCCGCGGGACGAGTCTCAACAAGGACTGGCTGAAACTCGTCTCCGAGCGGCAGAGCTTGACCGTTGACGGCCAGTACGTCGATGCCGTTATTGTGCTGGACGGGAACTATCTTCTGATTCCGCTGCGGCCGGTGATGGAGAGCGCAGGATACGATCTGACATGGAACGCCAAGAAGAAGTCGGTCGAAGCCGTGAAGGGCGCCCTATGGACGAGCGTGGAGCTGAACAAGGACCAGTTCAACTACGCCAAGATGCCGATCCGGCTCGGCAAAGCGCCCGTGCTTAAGGACAAGACGATGTATGTGCCGCTCCAATTCGCAACCGAGGTGCTGAAGGCGGACGTAAGCTTGAACGAGCAAGGCGATGTCACGATACAGAGCCGGCCGGATCAGCTCCCGCAAGATTCCTTCGGGGGCATGCATTGGGTGATCGTCGTCAATGGCGAGGGCATCGGCGTCCCGTCTGAGGACGTATTCACGACGGAAGAGGACGTGATGGTGCCGGCGGAAGCGATCGGGAAGGCGCTTGGCTACGCAGTCGAGCATAATAAGGATACGGGCGCTTATGAATTCGTGCGCGGGGCGACATGGATCGCCTTGAAGGAAGGCGGGACGACGGCCGCCGTCGGCAACCTGAACGTCGAGCTGAAAACGGCCCCGCTCGTCAAGGACGGCACGCTATATCTTCCCTTCAGCTCGCTTGCGGACGTATTCAAGGTGAAGACGGGCATCGATCCGACCGGCGTCGTTGGAATTCAAGAAGGGCAGTCCGAATAGACAACAACAAGAGATAGAACAGAACGAAGAAGATATGAAAAAGGAAAAGGCATGCTTCGGAGATCACCCGTTCCAAGGGACGAGCTCGGGGCATGTCTTTTCTTCTGCCGCGAACATGACGAACGCTCCGGCCTGGTAGCTCCTGGCAGGGGGCAGGCGCATCCTGAACGTGCCCTTTGAGGTCTTGAGCGTCATGGCAGGCTGCCGTCCGATGACTGTCGGCACGAATACGATGCCTGTGAAGACAGAACGGCAGATCTCCTCCCGCGAACAAGTACAATAAGCGTATCAACTCAATAGGAAGGGGTCAGCGATGCTGGATACGAAAAAGAAAAAAATAAGCTTTGCCGTCGTCATGCTCGCCGTATGGGGGGCGGCAGGCGTCATTTATGCCATCAAGGGAAGC includes these proteins:
- a CDS encoding stalk domain-containing protein; translation: MNKTIAASIALAIALTSAQPFAAPASAMNDQGTTVPVEQERNFYDEYVKQFVHNENGEIIGTTRGTSLNKDWLKLVSERQSLTVDGQYVDAVIVLDGNYLLIPLRPVMESAGYDLTWNAKKKSVEAVKGALWTSVELNKDQFNYAKMPIRLGKAPVLKDKTMYVPLQFATEVLKADVSLNEQGDVTIQSRPDQLPQDSFGGMHWVIVVNGEGIGVPSEDVFTTEEDVMVPAEAIGKALGYAVEHNKDTGAYEFVRGATWIALKEGGTTAAVGNLNVELKTAPLVKDGTLYLPFSSLADVFKVKTGIDPTGVVGIQEGQSE